From a region of the Mycolicibacterium sp. MU0050 genome:
- a CDS encoding NADH:flavin oxidoreductase has product MDTSPNVFSPARLGPLTLRNRIIKAATFEAASPDALVTDDLINFHRRPAAGGVGMTTVAYCAVAPGGRTDGWQIWMRPEAVPGLRKLTDAVHAEGAAISAQIGHAGPVANAKTNKARALAPVRFFNPLSMRFAKKATIEDIREVTEAHANAARLAIDAGFDAVEIHLGHNYLASSFLSPLINRRTDEFGGSLENRAKVARGVVRAVRQAVGDQIAVTAKLNMSDGVRGGISLEESLQTAKWLEEDGGLDALQLTAGSSLVNPMYLFRGDAPVKEFSAVFKPPISWGMRMTGKKFLREYPYREAYLLREASQFRAELKLPLILLGGITNRETMDRAMAEGFDFVAMGRALLAEPDLLNRIEADGDAHTVKSVCTHCNLCMPTIYRHTHCVLTGAPDR; this is encoded by the coding sequence GTGGACACCAGCCCAAATGTGTTCAGTCCGGCCCGGCTGGGCCCGCTGACCCTGCGCAACCGCATCATCAAGGCCGCGACCTTCGAGGCCGCGTCCCCGGATGCCCTGGTCACCGACGACCTGATCAACTTCCACCGTCGCCCGGCCGCCGGCGGAGTCGGCATGACCACGGTCGCCTACTGCGCGGTCGCCCCCGGCGGCCGGACCGACGGCTGGCAGATCTGGATGCGCCCGGAAGCCGTGCCCGGCCTGCGCAAGCTCACCGACGCCGTGCACGCCGAGGGCGCTGCGATCAGCGCGCAGATCGGACACGCCGGCCCGGTGGCCAACGCCAAGACCAACAAGGCCCGCGCGCTGGCCCCGGTGCGGTTCTTCAACCCGCTGTCGATGCGATTCGCCAAGAAGGCCACCATCGAGGACATCCGCGAGGTCACCGAGGCACACGCCAACGCGGCCCGCCTGGCCATCGACGCGGGCTTCGACGCGGTCGAGATCCACCTCGGCCACAACTATCTGGCCAGCTCGTTTCTGAGCCCGCTGATCAACCGGCGCACCGACGAGTTCGGCGGATCCCTGGAGAACCGCGCCAAGGTGGCCCGCGGCGTCGTCCGCGCCGTGCGCCAGGCCGTCGGGGATCAGATCGCGGTCACCGCGAAGCTCAACATGTCCGACGGTGTGCGGGGCGGGATCTCCCTGGAGGAGTCGCTGCAGACCGCGAAGTGGCTCGAGGAAGACGGCGGCCTGGACGCCCTGCAGCTCACCGCGGGCTCCTCGCTGGTCAACCCGATGTACCTGTTCCGCGGCGACGCCCCGGTCAAGGAGTTCTCGGCGGTGTTCAAGCCGCCCATCAGCTGGGGCATGCGGATGACCGGCAAGAAGTTCCTGCGCGAGTACCCGTACCGGGAGGCCTACCTGTTGCGGGAGGCCAGCCAGTTCCGCGCCGAGTTGAAGCTGCCGCTGATCCTGCTCGGCGGCATCACCAACCGCGAGACCATGGATCGGGCGATGGCCGAGGGTTTCGACTTCGTCGCGATGGGCCGCGCGCTGTTGGCCGAGCCGGACCTGTTGAACCGCATCGAGGCCGACGGCGACGCGCACACCGTGAAATCCGTGTGCACGCACTGCAACCTGTGCATGCCGACCATCTACCGCCACACCCATTGCGTGCTGACCGGCGCTCCGGACCGCTAG